One window from the genome of Ovis canadensis isolate MfBH-ARS-UI-01 breed Bighorn chromosome 21, ARS-UI_OviCan_v2, whole genome shotgun sequence encodes:
- the LOC138426689 gene encoding olfactory receptor 8B8-like, producing MAEENTSSVREFILTGLTDQPVLQMPLFFLFLCFYMATVTGNLGLITLIGLNSHLHIPMYFFLFNLSFIDFSFSTAIVPKMLTSFTSEKNFISYAGCMTQLFFFCFFVFSESFILSAMAYDRYVAICKPLVYTVPMSPQVCLLLLLGVYGMGVFGATAHTGNIVFLTFCGDNLVNHYMCDIIPLLELSCNSSDVNLLVVFIVVTIGIGVPIVTIFISYGFILSSIFHISSTEGRSKAFSTCSSHILAVSLFFGSGAFMYLKPPSVLPLDQGKVSSLFYTIVVPMFNPLIYSLRNKDVKFALKKTLDRIMLS from the coding sequence ATGGCTGAAGAGAACACCTCTTCTGTGAGAGAGTTCATCCTCACAGGCTTAACAGATCAGCCAGTACTCCAGATGCCCCTCTTCTTCCTGTTTCTGTGTTTTTACATGGCCACTGTAACGGGGAACCTGGGCTTGATAACCTTGATTGGACTGAATTCTCACCTTCATAttcccatgtactttttcctcttcAACTTGTCCTTCATAGATTTTAGTTTCTCTACTGCCATTGTCCCTAAAATGCTGACAAGCTTCACCTCAGAGAAGAACTTCATTTCCTATGCAGGGTGTATGACTCagctctttttcttctgtttctttgtcttttctgaaTCCTTCATCCTGTCGGCAATGGCATACGACCGCTATGTCGCCATCTGTAAGCCACTGGTGTACACGGTCCCCATGTCTCCTCAGGTGTGTTTACTCCTTTTGTTGGGGGTCTACGGGATGGGAGTGTTTGGGGCTACGGCCCATACAGGAAATATAGTATTTTTGACTTTCTGTGGTGACAACCTTGTCAATCACTATATGTGTGACATCATTCCCCTCCTTGAGCTCTCCTGTAACAGCTCTGATGTAAATTTGTTGGTAGTCTTTATTGTTGTGACCATTGGCATTGGTGTGCCCATTGTGACCATTTTTATCTCTTATGGTTTTATTCTTTCTAGCATTTTCCACATAAGCTCCACTGAGGGAAGGTCCAAGGCTTTCAGTACTTGCAGTTCCCACATACTTGCAGTCTCTCTTTTCTTTGGGTCAGGAGCTTTTATGTACCTCAAACCACCTTCTGTTTTACCTCTTGATCAGGGCAAAGTGTCCTCCTTATTCTATACAATTGTGGTGCCCATGTTCAATCCATTAATCTATAGCTTGAGGAATAAGGATGTCAAATTTGCCCTAAAGAAAACCTTGGACAGAATAATGTTGTCTTGA